In Macaca fascicularis isolate 582-1 chromosome X, T2T-MFA8v1.1, one DNA window encodes the following:
- the CCDC160 gene encoding coiled-coil domain-containing protein 160 — translation MDARRKHWKKYMFTPFFSAQDVLEETSQPESSSEQTTTDSSKRMEEIYNLSSRKFQEESKFRRKKYIFQLNEIEQESNLRENKINISQNETDTNSASYESSNVDVTTEESFNSTEDSSTCSTDNLPALLRQDIRKKLMERMSPKLCLNILNEELEELNMKCRKIEEEFENAEKELLYYRKEIFTKPLNFQETETDASKSDYEVQALRNDLSEKATNVKNLSEQLQQAKEVIHKLNLENRDLKEAVRNLKHQTKFGNVLLKEEMKSYYELEMAKIRGELSAVKNELRTEKTLQARNNRALELLRKYYASSMATSSSIFDHFTGDFF, via the coding sequence ATGgatgctagaagaaaacactggaagAAGTATATGTTTACTCCTTTTTTTAGTGCACAGGATGTTCTAGAAGAGACTTCTCAGCCTGAATCTTCTTCTGAACAAACGACTACAGATAGCAGCAAGAGAATGGAAGAAATTTATAATTTGTCCAGTAGAAAGTTTCAAGAAGAAAGTaaatttaggaggaaaaaatatattttccaactaaatgaaatagaacaaGAATCAAATTTAAGAGAGAACAAGATAAACATTTCACAGAACGAGACAGACACAAATTCTGCATCCTATGAATCATCTAATGTGGATGTTACAACCGAAGAAAGCTTTAACAGCACGGAAGATAGCTCTACCTGCAGTACAGATAACTTACCAGCTCTACTAAGACAAGACATAAGAAAGAAACTTATGGAAAGAATGTCTCCAAAACTTTGCCTGAATATTTTGAATGAAGAACTGGAAGAACTTAATatgaaatgcagaaaaatagaagaggaattTGAAAACGCTGAAAAAGAACTTTTGTACtacagaaaagaaatattcacaAAACCTCTAAATTTTCAAGAAACAGAGACGGATGCTTCAAAAAGCGACTATGAAGTTCAAGCTTTAAGAAATGACCTGTCTGAAAAAGCAACAAATGTAAAAAACTTAAGTGAACAACTCCAGCAAGCCAAAGAAGTCATCCACAAATTGAACCTAGAGAACAGAGATTTAAAAGAAGCTGTTAGGAACTTAAAACATCAAACCAAGTTTGGAAATGTGCtcctaaaagaagaaatgaaatcatattatGAATTAGAAATGGCAAAGATCCGCGGAGAGCTCAGTGCCGTCAAGAATGAACTGAGAACTGAGAAGACCCTACAAGCAAGAAATAACAGAGCCTTGGAGTTGCTTAGAAAATACTATGCTTCTTCAATGGCAACATCATCAAGTATCTTTGACCACTTTactggggattttttttaa